The following coding sequences lie in one Pseudomonadota bacterium genomic window:
- a CDS encoding isoprenylcysteine carboxylmethyltransferase family protein: MDRTIIFVLCTLFFVVFSWRSLHNPKHHGFYRFFVFEGTLILVLMNYPFWFTSPFSPLQLLSWTFLFTSILFVLQGFLVLRKSGGSGHRKANSENLRFENTVNLVADGLYKHIRHPMYSSLLLLAWGAFLKNITIPGFLAVTITTAFLLATAKTEERENISFFGSRYQKYIKQTKMFLPYLL, encoded by the coding sequence GTGGACCGCACCATAATTTTTGTTCTATGCACCCTGTTTTTCGTTGTTTTCTCGTGGCGCTCCTTACACAACCCGAAACACCACGGTTTCTACCGTTTTTTCGTCTTTGAAGGAACCCTGATTCTTGTCCTGATGAACTACCCGTTCTGGTTTACAAGTCCTTTTTCCCCGCTCCAGCTGCTTTCATGGACTTTTCTCTTCACCTCTATCCTGTTCGTTTTGCAGGGGTTTCTGGTTCTCAGAAAATCGGGTGGTTCCGGACACCGGAAAGCAAACTCCGAAAATCTTCGCTTCGAAAACACGGTCAACCTTGTTGCGGATGGTCTCTACAAGCATATCCGCCACCCTATGTACAGCTCCCTGCTGCTCCTTGCCTGGGGTGCCTTTCTTAAAAACATCACCATCCCCGGATTTCTTGCCGTTACAATCACCACCGCTTTTCTGCTGGCCACGGCAAAAACGGAAGAACGGGAGAACATCTCATTTTTCGGGTCCAGGTATCAAAAGTATATCAAGCAGACCAAAATGTTCCTCCCATATCTACTCTGA
- a CDS encoding chemotaxis protein CheW: protein MKDFSSDLPWVIFHLLDEQFAVSADYVREMVAMPKVIQVPQTPEYIRGVINLRGRVMPVMDLRMKLGMRSRTRETEELTQLLIQREQDHINWLMELEASVRERREFKLATDHHLCAFGKWYDTFTTDNRLLESCLKKFDTPHQKIHKVAAKVKEFEGKGNFDPAYDLINRTRNTELAEMIRLFAEARTLLKASNREIALVLDWREKAIAVSVDSVESVEKIAVSTIDEMPETFSTKSNACIAGIGRRGKTNGLVQLLKVDELIDHSPDIPQ from the coding sequence ATGAAGGATTTCTCATCTGATTTACCCTGGGTCATCTTCCATCTGCTGGATGAACAGTTTGCGGTCTCGGCCGACTATGTCCGGGAAATGGTTGCGATGCCGAAGGTGATTCAGGTTCCGCAGACCCCGGAATATATCCGGGGGGTGATCAATCTTAGGGGGCGGGTAATGCCGGTGATGGATCTGCGGATGAAACTCGGCATGCGTTCACGAACCAGGGAAACCGAGGAGCTGACCCAGCTGCTGATACAGCGCGAGCAGGACCATATCAACTGGCTTATGGAGCTGGAAGCCTCGGTACGGGAACGGCGCGAATTCAAGCTGGCCACCGATCACCATCTCTGCGCCTTCGGCAAGTGGTACGACACATTCACCACCGACAACCGCCTGCTGGAGAGTTGTCTGAAAAAATTCGACACCCCGCATCAGAAAATTCATAAGGTTGCCGCAAAGGTCAAGGAATTCGAAGGGAAAGGAAATTTCGACCCCGCCTATGACCTGATCAACCGGACCAGAAACACAGAACTTGCCGAAATGATCCGGCTTTTTGCCGAGGCCCGGACTCTTCTTAAGGCGTCGAACCGCGAAATAGCCCTGGTCCTTGACTGGCGGGAAAAAGCGATCGCCGTGAGTGTTGATTCGGTGGAATCCGTGGAGAAGATTGCGGTCTCAACGATTGACGAGATGCCGGAAACTTTTTCAACAAAGAGCAATGCCTGTATCGCCGGAATCGGCAGACGCGGCAAAACCAATGGCCTGGTCCAGCTGCTTAAGGTCGATGAACTGATAGACCATTCTCCGGACATCCCGCAATGA
- a CDS encoding TraB/GumN family protein has protein sequence MKQPGNAIKYLLSLLLILACTSSAGAANKSFVWEVQSETATVFVHGSIHFAKPEMFPLAGAIEDGFERSANLVVEVNPVTLDQQKMQQLLVEKGMYSSGRTIRDDLSPEVFRMLVAHLEKNRIPLEKLERMRPGLLAMTLVTMQIMKLGYRPEYGIDKYFSLKAAREKKNILELETMEEQLDMLLNMPDENLYLKFTLQDLDIIEKLFNNIIMLWSSGDAAGMNEAILGPYEKNPEFTMILDKLFFARNTRMTDRIQDFLKTDQTYFVVVGAGHLVGDKGIITLLKKAHYKVRQL, from the coding sequence ATGAAACAGCCCGGCAACGCCATCAAATACCTTCTTTCCCTGTTGCTGATTCTGGCCTGCACTTCGTCCGCCGGAGCCGCGAACAAGTCATTCGTCTGGGAGGTGCAATCCGAAACCGCCACGGTCTTTGTTCATGGCTCCATCCATTTTGCCAAGCCGGAGATGTTTCCCCTGGCGGGTGCGATTGAGGATGGCTTTGAGCGCTCGGCCAATCTGGTCGTGGAAGTGAACCCGGTCACCCTGGACCAGCAGAAAATGCAGCAGTTGCTGGTGGAGAAAGGGATGTATTCCTCCGGCAGAACCATCCGGGACGACCTCTCCCCCGAGGTATTCCGGATGCTTGTCGCCCACCTCGAAAAAAACAGGATCCCTCTGGAAAAGCTGGAAAGGATGCGGCCCGGGCTGCTGGCGATGACCCTTGTCACGATGCAGATCATGAAACTCGGATATCGTCCGGAGTATGGGATTGACAAGTATTTCTCACTCAAAGCAGCCCGGGAGAAAAAAAACATTCTTGAACTGGAAACCATGGAAGAGCAACTGGACATGCTGCTGAACATGCCCGACGAAAACCTCTACCTGAAGTTCACCCTGCAGGACTTGGACATCATAGAAAAATTATTTAACAATATCATAATGTTATGGTCGTCAGGGGACGCAGCTGGAATGAACGAGGCCATTCTCGGACCCTATGAGAAAAATCCCGAATTCACCATGATCCTCGACAAGCTGTTTTTTGCCCGGAACACCAGAATGACCGACAGGATCCAAGATTTTCTAAAAACCGACCAGACATATTTCGTGGTGGTCGGCGCAGGTCACCTGGTCGGCGACAAAGGGATCATTACTCTACTGAAGAAGGCACACTATAAAGTGAGGCAACTGTAG
- a CDS encoding FAD-dependent oxidoreductase has product MKHFEIIVIGGGIQGAGCAQAAAAAGYSVLLLEQERWGFGTSSRSSKLIHGGLRYLETFQFGLVRKSLAERKILRRIASTLVHPLPFFIPVYKSSRHQGWKVFAALSLYRLFAGADELANFRHLPQSEWHTLSGLNREGLKHVFQYWDTQTDDRLLTRAVAGSAAGLGATTREHARFIKATAENRSCTVTYSEKGAEHQATCRVLINAGGPWVAEVQTHISGAPPPPKIDLVKGSHIVLADKLHDGIFYLESPVDRRPMFIMPWQGNTLVGTTEKIFTGDPAAVSASDVEILYLLKAVAHYFPDFKCEVLESFAGLRVLTGWESSFSDRPRDTLIQYDDRGAPRIISLYGGKLTTYRATAESIIKKVAPTLGKREHPQDTSEIYLTCG; this is encoded by the coding sequence ATGAAACATTTCGAGATCATCGTCATCGGCGGCGGGATTCAGGGCGCAGGGTGTGCCCAGGCGGCGGCAGCGGCCGGATACAGCGTGCTCCTCCTGGAGCAGGAGCGCTGGGGGTTCGGCACCTCAAGCCGCTCCAGCAAGCTGATCCACGGCGGGCTTCGCTATCTCGAAACCTTCCAGTTCGGACTGGTGCGTAAATCCCTTGCCGAAAGAAAAATCCTCCGCCGGATCGCCTCCACCCTGGTTCACCCCCTGCCCTTCTTTATCCCGGTGTACAAAAGCAGCAGGCATCAGGGCTGGAAGGTATTTGCCGCACTCAGCCTGTACCGGTTGTTCGCCGGGGCGGACGAACTGGCGAATTTCCGCCATCTGCCCCAATCCGAATGGCACACTCTTTCCGGCCTCAATCGCGAAGGGCTGAAACATGTCTTCCAGTACTGGGACACCCAGACCGATGACCGGCTGCTGACCAGGGCGGTCGCAGGTTCCGCAGCCGGACTCGGGGCCACAACCCGCGAGCATGCCCGGTTCATCAAAGCAACCGCAGAAAACCGCTCCTGCACCGTAACCTATTCAGAAAAAGGCGCCGAACATCAGGCCACCTGCAGGGTGCTGATCAACGCCGGAGGCCCATGGGTGGCTGAAGTGCAGACACACATTTCCGGAGCACCACCCCCTCCGAAGATCGACCTGGTGAAAGGGTCCCATATCGTCCTTGCCGATAAATTACATGACGGGATATTCTATCTGGAATCTCCTGTTGATAGACGCCCCATGTTTATCATGCCCTGGCAGGGGAACACTCTGGTCGGCACCACCGAAAAAATATTCACCGGTGATCCGGCCGCCGTTTCGGCAAGCGACGTGGAGATCCTCTACCTTCTGAAGGCGGTCGCCCATTATTTCCCCGACTTTAAATGCGAGGTTCTGGAGAGTTTCGCCGGGCTCAGGGTCCTCACCGGCTGGGAATCAAGTTTCTCCGACCGCCCACGCGACACCCTGATCCAGTACGATGATCGAGGCGCCCCCCGGATCATCTCGCTCTATGGCGGGAAACTTACCACCTACCGGGCCACAGCGGAATCGATCATTAAGAAAGTGGCGCCAACCCTTGGCAAGAGAGAACATCCACAAGATACCAGCGAGATTTATCTGACTTGCGGCTGA
- a CDS encoding glycerophosphodiester phosphodiesterase, protein MTSTQLLCIGHRGAMGHAPENTLASIRKALELGARAIEVDVYFVDGHLIVFHDQHLERTTDGTGLITDHPFSYLRHLDAGGGQQIPTLEEVCSATAGRALLNIELKGSGAAAPVASLISDMVRVGWQKNMFLVSAFDHQQLTEVAERDPEIKLGALYSKPPFDFREFMSSPGAYAANLPLTGVDGNIVDEAHFRQLKVFVYTVNTPEDIERMIQFNVDGVFTNYPERVARIYAQPAPSEGWS, encoded by the coding sequence ATGACCAGCACCCAACTCCTCTGCATCGGACATCGCGGGGCCATGGGCCACGCCCCGGAGAACACCCTGGCCTCGATCCGCAAGGCCCTGGAACTTGGCGCCCGCGCCATTGAAGTCGATGTCTACTTTGTCGACGGCCACCTCATCGTCTTTCACGATCAGCATCTCGAACGGACCACCGACGGCACCGGCCTGATCACCGATCACCCCTTTTCCTACCTGCGCCACCTTGACGCCGGAGGCGGCCAGCAGATCCCCACCCTTGAGGAAGTGTGCAGCGCAACTGCCGGACGAGCGCTCCTCAACATCGAACTGAAAGGGTCGGGAGCGGCCGCGCCCGTGGCAAGCCTCATCTCCGACATGGTAAGGGTCGGCTGGCAGAAGAACATGTTCCTCGTCTCCGCTTTTGATCACCAACAGCTGACCGAAGTTGCCGAACGCGATCCGGAAATTAAACTTGGCGCCCTCTACAGTAAACCACCCTTTGATTTCCGGGAATTCATGAGCTCTCCGGGAGCCTATGCGGCAAATCTCCCGCTGACCGGAGTGGACGGAAATATCGTGGATGAAGCGCATTTCCGGCAGTTGAAAGTTTTCGTCTATACGGTGAACACCCCTGAAGATATCGAACGGATGATCCAGTTCAACGTGGACGGCGTCTTCACCAACTACCCGGAGCGGGTCGCCCGAATTTATGCGCAGCCCGCTCCGAGCGAAGGCTGGAGCTGA